Below is a window of Macadamia integrifolia cultivar HAES 741 chromosome 8, SCU_Mint_v3, whole genome shotgun sequence DNA.
TCATAACTTGAGTTGTCCATGAGCTTGAAGAAAGTACCCTAGTCAGAGATAATTAAATATATCCTCTCAAAATGGTTTAGTGggataaaataaaagtaaaaatgaCCTTCAAGCTTAACCCCATGGCTTTCTAGACTAAACTCCATCCTTGACTATTCAATATAATGTAGGTTAGAGTTTTGTTCCTCGAAATGAGTCAGGTGTCAATACTTGTTACTTTTGCTTCCATAAATGACCTTCACTCTTTAAATGGTAGCAAGTGGGGAAATTGTTGGCACCTAATCCTCAAGTGTAGGTTAACTTATATGTAGATGAACTTAACTCTAGAGGTAGCAACTGTGCCCAACGTGGAGGATGGGATGGAGAGGGGTTTAGATCATTTCCCCCAAAGGACATCCCCTCAGGTGAAAGACGAATGGATCACCTGGGGATAACCCCAACCTCCCTCCCCCTCCTGATCCAGCTCGTCTCCAAGGACTGACGCACAATAATCCTCCAATGATCACTGACAGAATGACACTTGTCCTTTTTGTGATCCAACGGTCATGAGCAACTTAACCCAAAAACCCTCCAAAAGCCTCCAAGTGACGCTTAACCCGATCCAGTTGAAGAAAACCCACCGAGGTTATTGTTACGAACTTACGATTGTTGTAGCCTGTGTCTGCAAGAAATTCAGAGATGTTCCTCACAATCTTCTTGTCTTTCGTCTTTCTTGACAAGAAGGTATTTGTTCTGTCCACTCTTTGTAATCATGGATATCCTCTGTTGTTCAAAattgttttttctctttcctaatttTGTCCTCCCCACCTCACTTCTGGGTTAAGcgaattatttcattttttttttccagcattcttgttctttgttcttttggATTGCCGATGCTTCTTTCTTGATTAGGGTTCTGGTTAAGTGGCAGCATCTCAATGTTAGCTTCATCCAGGATTATTGGGATCTCGCTGTGTTTTCAAATCTAAGGGGCTGTTTTTTGGGTAGGACCTCCGATTCCGGGGTTAGATAACTATATAAGATGTTGCTACTTTGATGCAAATACTGAGCAAATTGCTTCTGCCAATTGCAGGTAGATGAAGCAGCAAATAAGTTTGACAAGGATGTACTCCATTTGGCAAAGCAGGTTGTCAACCAAGCTTCATGCATGATCCAGAGGGCATCAAAGGTTGCCCAATCGCTTGTTTCTGATGTTAGAATTGGTGGTGGTGTCCCAGTAGCTATAAACTATGGTATGGGATTATACAAGGACTTTGTTTCGATCAATCGGTTAGGATTTGGAATGAAAGAGACTAAAAGAGAGGAAGATCGAAAATTCACGGTCAGAAGATTCTCACGGGTTTTCTTCAACTGAATCGGGTTGAGACCGTCGGATCACAAAAAGGACAAGTGTTGTTCGATCAAAGATCATTGGAGGATCATTGGAGCATAAGTCGTTGGAGACGAGCCGAGTCCCCCAAGATAACTGATCTAAACTCGATGGAGAGAGCAAGGGAGAGAGACAAACACATGTTGGACACAAAACCGAGATACCCAGCCTTTAACCATTCATTTAATACCAAAAGCCTCTAGATAAAATCATGTCAAATGATGCTATGAatattgatccatattgacttCTAGCATGGCCACTTGGGCATGGTGACTGGATTGAAGGTACCCTAAATAAGGGCAttccttctttttccattttgttatttcagtcATGGATTAGCTACTAGCCTTACACAATCAACAACAGAGAGAACGAGGGTCATCTAGTATTAATATTAGCATTGGTGGATGTGGTACCATAGTTTGGCAGCATCAAAATGGCCTGGATTTCAGATAATTGAGGCCGCTTCGTGGGGCAATCGTTCCAGCATTTCATCATCAACGATCGCAGCACCTGTGGGCAATCCTTAGGTATCTCCGGTCTCAGCCCACACGCAGCAATCCCTACCGCTGCCTGCACTGGCGAATAAGCTGCATACGCTGCCTCCCCGGTCACCATCTCCCACACCACCATACCAAAACTATAAACATTGCTCATCCATGTCTCTGTCACACTCTCTGGATCCCCGGCGATAATCTGCACTCGAAACAGTAAAACccatcaaagaatttgaaaaggAATTGATAATTTCTACAGCCTACAAAGGTGACTAATTAGAGGTATCTTTACAAGACACACACCCTGGCATTGTCAACCTTCAAGCTGAGATTTCAAAAGGTAGGTTTGGTTTTGGTGGGATCTATTGATTAATCCCACTCAAGTGAATGTTGCACAAGCTCCACCAAGATGATTATCTTAATTGAAAGTCTTTAGGGATGTTTAGATAAagggaaacagaaaaattaaaGTTCTAAAGCTAGGTAATTAGGAATACAAATCAGGCATAGCTCACGCTTCATCAACAGTGCCATGACAAGCTCTGTTAGATTAGTGCCAAGCATACACATCTGACCAGATTGTACAGGTTACCGTAATTAAGCACCTTTGCATCCAGGCATAGGGGTTCTGAAATGACCACCATACCCTTCTTGGCTGATGCCCGCACACACTTTCCATAGTCTCATTTGCTAGAGTGCTGGTGTAGGGGCCACTCTCCCAGATAGCAACCTTTTCCCCTTAATTTATGGGAGTAAGTTCCCTCTAGCAACATTGTGTGGATGTTGATAGGAGGGCTTGCCCCTCCTAATCGATGCCCGCGCACGCTCTCTCATTGGTCTGGCGTTAACACAGGAGTCATACTTCCGAACATAAATCATTTTCATGGACCTCCTAGTCGATGCCCGTGCACGCTTTCTCATTGGCCAGGCGCTAGCATAGGGATCATGCTTCCGAACAAAAACCATTTTCACTCAATTTATGGGAGtagggctgtgtttggtaatgatctaaaaaaacatttcttgagtttttttgttctatgggaACGGAAAAACAGAATAAGGCATTtcgtgcatttatggtgtgttttgtttttttttgaacaaaaagtgaaaaataaaaaatggtagaaacgagaattgacaGAACGACAAAATGTAGTTCCATTGTTccaatttctttaaaaaaaaaaagtcattttgacatagaaactgaaattttcatttttgacacaaaacgtttccagaaacgttaccaaacccAGCCTAGGTATCCTTCGACACCAATGTGAAGTTTTGAGCATTGGAAAGGATATTACAGGAAACTCGTCAAATAGGGGGATTTTTAAGACATTTCCTATGGGTGCCAAATGACCACCACACCCTCTTGGTCAATGCCTGCACATGCTCATTGGCCAAGAGTTGCCCCCGACGCGAGGGGTATTATGAAAAACTCGTTAAATAAAAGAATATTTAGGATATTTACTATGGGTGCTAAAGTAATCTAAGTGGGGGCATGCAGTTTTGAGTTTGTGCTGACGTAGTGGAGATCTTTTTCCCTCAATTTATGCATCCtcgtttttttggtagaataattTATGTATcttcaatcaaatcaataacCAAACACTAATTGAGAAAAGATATATAATCAAAGATGGGAATATGGGATATAAAGCATCATATTGGTAGCTAGGCCACAAATAGCATGAACAATTGAACATGATTGAATCCTGAACAACCCAATTAAAGATTAGATAATCCTCTCATACTAATCAGCAAGTATTGAGTTTGTGTAAGAATGTAAGTTATGGAACAGAAAATAGCAGAGTAACGGGTTAAAGATGAACCAACCTCAGGAGCTAGCCACCGGTAACCCTCAGTTTCATACTCAGTCACCTCTCCAATGTCTTTGCAAGCCGTGACGATGCCCATGTCTCCCAAACAAGCATGACCCTGTCTATCCAATAGGATCCTCTGCGTGTTGAGGTCTCGGTATGGGACCCCATGATCGTTCATGAACTTCATCCCTTCTGCAACATCAATAGCAATCCTTATTATTTCCCTGGTCTGAAGCTTCTTATTCTTCTGTATAATCTCCTGGATTGATCCCCCTTCCTTCATCTTAGTCACAACACACAACCCATGAGTTTCTTCAATGCAGACGCCATGGAACTGTAATATGTTTCTGTGCCCGCAAATCATCAGCTCCAGGAGATCTCTTCGTAGTTGGAATTCGTAAGAGCAACCCTTCTCGCACCCTTTGAGCTTCTCGATCGATACTCGTTTGCCATTGTAAATACCCTTGAATGAATTGGGCCCGATCTGATCAATGAACTCAATCTGATCAGAGTTCAGGAGCCATTTCCCAATTTCGTCCCCGCCCAATCGGATCGTCTGCCACTCATCGACAGTGATAATGTAAGAAGATTCGGGCAGTGGATTAGGGAGCTGGAACTTAGGGTTTGAGTTCATAGCTCCATTTCCGTAACTCTGTTCATCTTTCTCATTGTCAGTCTCAACTATCTCTCGGCCCCTGGTACTCTCCTCCTGGCACCCGCAGAGCCCAAATGGGAGCTTCATTGTGCCCGATTTAGGTTTCTTTAGGGCAGATTTCAGGGCGTTTTGAATCCTGGTCTTGAAATGTTTTTCTTGACCAGATTGAACCAGAACAAGAATGACACCAAGAGTAAAACCCTTCTTCTCAAAGATCTGGATTTTCTTGCAGCAAATGCCTACACTATCTAGTGCTTCCGAAAGGGTGAGCCATGAAATCGAAGAGTTACAGGCGAATGTGAGCTTTAAAACAGATCCTTGGATGTCCTCATCGGATAATTCTTGAATCAAAATCGCAGGTTGGTCATCGACCGCTGCCTGCTCTATTAATTTAATGTGAAGAAAGACCTCTTTCATGTCAAATCCCGACCGAGCATAGCTGTATACGACAACCAAAAGAGCCATGAATGAACTAAAATTAAAACGAAGAACTAGAAATAGAATCAAGCTGAAATGTTTTAATCATTTTCAACCTGAGGGGTAAAGAATCAAAATGCTTCCGGATGTTGGATACGACCTTCTCAGTAAGCTGACTACCAGGGTACAACAGGGTGAGATTTCTCATCACTCCACCCCACATAATCTCCCGAGAACTCTCAATCGTAGTCGCCGGTGGGTCACGAACAGAGTCGAGATTCAAAGAATTCTTCACCGAAGTTATCGCTTCCGCTACATTGCGGCTCAATTTCTGCAACTTCTTCTGCACCACCGATGATTCTTTCCCTGGGGGTGGTGGGGAAGCCGCCGGGACGACCTCTGATCTGTCTTGGGTTTTCATTAGAACCTGCTCTACCATGTCTTCGTTAGTACTGGTCCTGCCTGACCAGCACTCAAGAGCTGCAGCCATGGCCCTTGCTCTGAAAACCAAGAAGAGGGCTCAAAGCATTTAGTCTAGATAAGAGGAAGTGCTGTAGTGTTTAAACCAATGGGCGGAGATGGtatgaaaagaaaaggtttAGCTAGTTGATTTTCCTCGTGTCTTCAatctccatttcttcctccGTATCACTGAGAGGATGAAAAGTCATGTGTACTCTGTCGGTGCCATGTAGAACGCGTGTGTAGATAAAGATGTGAAACTCAAATCGAAATCgtttatcaaaattgaatcatGTTGTTTACATTAAAATCGTAAAATTGATTAATAAATGATTCATTTAGTAATGTATGAATCAAATTTAAATCGTTAACGTTAAAATCatgaaatcatttaataaatgattcaattGACGACTATGATCATGAAAATTGGGATCCATGACAGCTGATTCTAATACAAATAGACCAATTTCCCGATCCTTGAGACCCTGAACTTGATTGGACTGAGCTTTGATGACATGGTAGCAGCCTAGCCTACTAgtcttaatttcattttatctttgtattttaatttaaatCTGTAAAAAGACTTATTAGTCTTCACATCAACGAATAGTAAGTAGTACTGTTGGCATGAATAAGGGCATTCAGTGGCATCGGGAAATAGGGTACaagtaattttaatttttgggtttttttttttttttttaagtttctaaCGGCTAGATTATTAAAGGGTATGTTTGTAAATGAACAATCACTCTTTCAGGTTTCCTAATTCGCCGCCTCCCACTGTCTAAGCGTAGGATGTGTAGATTACCCTctatttaggctgtgtttgcgCGTGAAAGGAGAGGAGAAAACTCCACTGTACCGTTTATCTTGAATTTCCTCTCCGTTTGGTAGGATTAACGGCCAATAGAATATTtcactttcaaattttgaattcgCATCAGGAAGAGTTCCAGACTCTTATCCGTCCAGAGATGATTGCTTGTTTCCATAGCAAGAGAAAAGACCgctagagagagaaacagaggggagaaaggagagagcACAGAACCTCGCCGGGAGTAGCATCGGTCATCTTGGAACAATGGACGGTATTCAACCTCCATTTAATTGTAGATCGGGATCCTGAAGCAGATCACTGTAGTCTCATCTGTTTCATTGTGCAGCATTTCAATAGGGTTTGCCTCCGACCTTTTCTAAGTCTTATCTGTTTGTCGAAATTCACCTTGCTTCTTCGTGGGCTTACGTTTCTTTTTTTCACAACCCTAATAAGTTGAATGACGTTTCGGATGCCATCATGCGAAGTTTTGGATTATTGCTTGTTTccatagagagagaaaataacgttagagagagaaacagaggggGAGAAAGGAGAGACCACAGAACCTCGCCGGGAATAGCAGCGGTCATCTTGGACCAGTATTTTCTCCGAGGGTACCCAGCACTACTAGCAGCGCCTGAGAGATAGCACCCAGACCATCTCCCATCGCGGACGGTATTCAACCTCCATTTAATTGCAGATCCGGATTCTGAAGCAGATCACTGTAGTTTCATCTGTTTCATTGCTCAGCATCTCAGTAGGGTTTGCCTCCTACCTTTTCTAAGTCTCATCTGTTTGTCGAAATTCACCTTGCTTCTTTGTTGGGCTTACATTTCGGATGCCATCGTGCGAAGTTTTGGAACACCCAGGTGAAGAATATGGTGGTTGATTTCTCCGGGAACCTTTCCGAGGGGATCCGGCGGATTCAGGAAGCCATCGAAGGTCTGCATGTTGGCTTTCTCATCAGCAACGTCGGCATATCCTACTCCTGTGCGAGGGTTTGAGATCGTCTTCGGAATCCTATTCGAAGTTGCAGATCCACGGTTCGGCGTTTGATTGAGCAATGGGGaatcccactctctctctctctctctctcacacacacacacacacacgcgcgAGCGCCCGCACACTTCTCAGCATAATCCACTTCGACATGAAACGTtgaaaatctttctttctttcacgcggtctattttcttttcttttctgctgTTTCCATTcacatgaattttttattttcttttgtagatttctttcttttcttggcatccaaacacagcctaatgGCCCTTTTCTTCACACACGGCATGGATTTTATAACGTTTGATTGGAATCAGATGATGTGCTCTTTCAGTCTCCTGTGGATCGAGTAGTCGAAACCTTTCTGGTAAAATTAGACGTGCAGTCGTACCTCAGTCTCGCAGCACGGTATCCGATTACCGTCAGCCTGATCTTTCATGGCGTCCTCCAGCAAAATAGAAGACGATGGAGAAGATGAGATCTCAGAAGAGGAGGTAATGTCTGATCGTTGTTCCTACTGTTCTCTATTACCCATTTTTCAGTTATAATTCTAACATACCCGTATCCTGGAAACCTCGTTTTGTTTCTTGCCCTTTCCTTATTGTGAAAAGAAATGAACTTATTCCACTTAAGGAAGTAACATCTTTCAAATCATTAATTTCTATGGACTTGGTCATGAAGAGATCCGCATATGCCTTTCTAATTGTGTCATCATCTCATAGTCTGGGAGTTTTTATTAGAGGACAGAACGTGGTCTTTTCGTTTCGGTAATGTTGTTTCCATGCTTCTCTGTTCTTATTATTCTATATTTGTATGTGCTTTGGGTTTAATTGGGGGGTTTATGAAATGCTGATTTGATCTAGCACTCAAGTATGATGTAACTTTCTGGGAAGATAAGAAATTGGCTATTTCTGATAGGTACCGACCTATATCCTTTTGATTCATGTATATTAAATAACTATCTATGAATACGTGATTCATATGAGTTTTTTCAGTTTTAACTAGTTTAAAAGTTTCTCATCCACAAGTTCTCCTTCTCACCTTCATCAATACCActccccaccacccccaccaaaaaaaaaaaaaaacctgaggACTTCATATAATAGGCGTTGATTGCATTAGCATCGTGGGTTTCTGGCCCCAGCTTTATCCCCCATCGTCTTGCCAATTAAGGCAATTAGTTGCCCCTCTTGTGAATTGAGAAGATTCACTTCCTTTCCTTTGCTAACAAGCAAATCCCCACAGAGTTTTGTCTTTAGCATATGTCCAAAAACTATACATATAAGTGTCCTAAGGggtgcctaagcacttaggcgatAAGGCGCCCACATGTTATTTTATTTCCCATTTATGATACAATATAtatcttatatcataaaaaaaatcagcattaagccacatcaagtcatcaaaaatcaacataggaCTTGAAGACAATAGACCTGAAGAATTAAGCTATTGAAAGTTTGAAACAATCAAAATATTTATTTGGTTGATACAATTCTTGGAAATGATCATTGTCCTGGTATATCTAGTCTCACATTTGGTTTATACTGTTCTTGGAAAATATGATCTTATTTATAAGTAATTAAATGGTCCTCTAAGCTCTCGATTTAGAGAAATATTCTTGAACTCTAATAAGTTCTACTagttaaatgattttatttttacatgaggccttttgtattaggtagagcacaaaaccaaatTTCTAACAAATCCAAGATTGCTTACATCTCATTTATATTGAAGGAGTTTT
It encodes the following:
- the LOC122085861 gene encoding RAF proto-oncogene serine/threonine-protein kinase-like; protein product: MAAALECWSGRTSTNEDMVEQVLMKTQDRSEVVPAASPPPPGKESSVVQKKLQKLSRNVAEAITSVKNSLNLDSVRDPPATTIESSREIMWGGVMRNLTLLYPGSQLTEKVVSNIRKHFDSLPLSYARSGFDMKEVFLHIKLIEQAAVDDQPAILIQELSDEDIQGSVLKLTFACNSSISWLTLSEALDSVGICCKKIQIFEKKGFTLGVILVLVQSGQEKHFKTRIQNALKSALKKPKSGTMKLPFGLCGCQEESTRGREIVETDNEKDEQSYGNGAMNSNPKFQLPNPLPESSYIITVDEWQTIRLGGDEIGKWLLNSDQIEFIDQIGPNSFKGIYNGKRVSIEKLKGCEKGCSYEFQLRRDLLELMICGHRNILQFHGVCIEETHGLCVVTKMKEGGSIQEIIQKNKKLQTREIIRIAIDVAEGMKFMNDHGVPYRDLNTQRILLDRQGHACLGDMGIVTACKDIGEVTEYETEGYRWLAPEIIAGDPESVTETWMSNVYSFGMVVWEMVTGEAAYAAYSPVQAAVGIAACGLRPEIPKDCPQVLRSLMMKCWNDCPTKRPQLSEIQAILMLPNYGTTSTNANINTR